Proteins encoded together in one Canis lupus dingo isolate Sandy chromosome 34, ASM325472v2, whole genome shotgun sequence window:
- the IRX2 gene encoding iroquois-class homeodomain protein IRX-2 isoform X1, whose translation MSYPQGYLYQAPGSLALYSCPAYGASALAAPRSEELARSASGSAFSPYPGSAAFTAQAATGFGSPLQYSADAAAAAGFPSYMGAPYDAHTTGMTGAISYHPYGSAAYPYQLNDPAYRKNATRDATATLKAWLNEHRKNPYPTKGEKIMLAIITKMTLTQVSTWFANARRRLKKENKMTWAPRNKSEDEDEDEGDAARSKGESPDKAQEGTETSAEDEGISLHVDSLTDHSCSAESDGEKLPCRPGDPLCESGSECKDKYDDLEDDEDDDEEGERDLAPPKPVTSSPLTGVEAPLLSPPPEAAPRGGGGGKMPLGSRTSPGAPQPASKPKLWSLAEIATSDLKQPSLGPGCAPPGLPAAAAPASSGAPPGGSPYPASPLLGRHLYYTSPFYGNYTNYGNLNAALQGQGLLRYNSAAAAPGEALHSAPKAASDAGKAGAHPLEPHYRPPGGGYEPKKDASEGCTVVGGGVQPYL comes from the exons ATGTCCTACCCGCAGGGCTACCTGTACCAGGCGCCCGGCTCGCTGGCGCTCTACTCGTGCCCGGCGTACGGCGCCTCGGCGCTGGCGGCGCCGCGCAGCGAGGAGCTGGCTCGCTCGGCGTCGGGCTCGGCGTTCAGCCCGTACCCGGGCTCCGCGGCCTTCACGGCACAGGCGGCCACCGGCTTCGGCAGCCCGCTGCAGTACTCGGccgacgccgccgccgccgccggcttCCCGTCCTACATG GGCGCGCCCTACGACGCCCATACGACCGGGATGACGGGCGCCATCAGCTACCACCCGTACGGCAGCGCGGCCTACCCGTACCAGCTCAACGACCCCGCGTACCGCAAGAACGCCACGCGGGACGCCACGGCCACGCTCAAGGCCTGGCTCAACGAGCACCGCAAGAACCCCTACCCCACCAAGGGCGAGAAGATCATGCTGGCCATCATCACCAAGATGACCCTCACGCAGGTGTCCACCTGGTTCGCCAACGCGCGCCGGCGTCTCAAGAAGGAGAACAAGATGACATGGGCGCCCAGGAACAAAagcgaggacgaggacgaggacgagggcGACGCCGCCAGGAGCAAGGGAGAGAGCCCAGACAAGGCGCAGGAGGGCACCGAGACGTCAGCGGAGGACGAAG GGATCAGCCTGCACGTCGACTCGCTCACGGATCACTCGTGCTCCGCCGAGTCGGACGGGGAGAAGCTGCCGTGTCGGCCCGGGGACCCCCTGTGCGAGTCGGGCTCCGAGTGCAAGGACAAATACGACGACCTGGAGGACGACGAGGACGACGACGAGGAGGGCGAGCGGGACCTGGCGCCGCCCAAGCCCGTGACCTCGTCGCCGCTCACCGGCGTGGAGGCGCCGCTGCTGAGCCCCCCGCCCGAGGCCGcgccccgcggcggcggcggcggcaagATGCCCCTGGGCAGCCGGACGTCGCCGGGCGCGCCGCAGCCCGCCAGCAAGCCCAAGCTGTGGTCTCTGGCCGAGATCGCCACGTCGGACCTCAAGCAGCCGAGCCTGGGCCCGGGCTGCGCACCGCCGGGGctgcccgcggccgccgcgcccgccTCCTCCGGGGCGCCGCCGGGCGGCTCGCCCTACCCCGCGTCGCCGCTGCTCGGCCGCCACCTGTACTACACATCGCCCTTCTACGGCAACTATACAAACTACGGGAACTTGAACGCGGCGCTGCAGGGCCAGGGGCTCCTGCGCTACAACTCGGCGGCCGCGGCCCCCGGAGAGGCGCTGCACTCCGCGCCCAAGGCGGCCAGCGACGCGGGCAAGGCGGGCGCGCACCCGCTGGAGCCGCACTACCGGCCTCCGGGCGGCGGCTACGAGCCCAAGAAAG ATGCCAGTGAGGGCTGCACCGTGGTTGGTGGGGGCGTCCAGCCCTACCTATAG
- the LOC118353303 gene encoding translation initiation factor IF-2-like — translation MVGAGRGARLTPSSRPGARRPPSTPGRGAARRRARGPRAEAGLGGGRPQSGTLLRREEAGPGDGARDPGLGARIRGGGSRALLGVACAAVAPSLPGLLGLPGEPPRVASSPVACPAPPSACLRPRIGEGPECRKALRRMTVTGQTASARREDSLSLSLGRKKEGCGSERCQQHRWLRSQEASCKPECWAWEEPIVLGLQACDSYSCC, via the exons ATGgtgggcgcggggcgcggggcccgccTCACGCCGAGCAGCCGGCCAGGCGCGCGGCGCCCTCCATCCACGCCCggccggggcgcggcgcggcggcgggcgcgggggccccgggccgAGGCAG GACTGGGCGGGGGCCGCCCGCAGTCGGGGACCCTTCTGCGCCGCGAGGAGGCCGGCCCAGGTGACGGCGCGCGTGACCCCGGGCTCGGGGCCAGGATCCGGGGCGGAGGGAGCCGGGCCCTCCTCGGGGTGGCGTGCGCCGCTgtcgccccctccctccccgggctCCTGGGCCTGCCCGGGGAGCCTCCCCGCGTGGCCTCGAGTCCGGTGGCCTGCCCCGCGCCGCCCAGCGCGTGCCTGCGACCCCGGATCGGGGAGGGCCCTGAG TGTCGTAAAGCGCTCCGGAGAATGACTGTCACCGGACAGACCGCCTCTGCACGACGTGAAGACTCGCTGTCGCTGTCGCtcgggaggaagaaggagggctGCGGGAGCGAGCGCTGTCagcagcacaggtggctcag GTCCCAGGAAGCCAGTTGCAAACCAGAGTGTTGGGCTTGGGAAGAACCCATCGTCCTTGGCCTGCAGGCCTGTGACTCCTA CTCTTGCTGCTGA
- the IRX2 gene encoding iroquois-class homeodomain protein IRX-2 isoform X2 translates to MTGAISYHPYGSAAYPYQLNDPAYRKNATRDATATLKAWLNEHRKNPYPTKGEKIMLAIITKMTLTQVSTWFANARRRLKKENKMTWAPRNKSEDEDEDEGDAARSKGESPDKAQEGTETSAEDEGISLHVDSLTDHSCSAESDGEKLPCRPGDPLCESGSECKDKYDDLEDDEDDDEEGERDLAPPKPVTSSPLTGVEAPLLSPPPEAAPRGGGGGKMPLGSRTSPGAPQPASKPKLWSLAEIATSDLKQPSLGPGCAPPGLPAAAAPASSGAPPGGSPYPASPLLGRHLYYTSPFYGNYTNYGNLNAALQGQGLLRYNSAAAAPGEALHSAPKAASDAGKAGAHPLEPHYRPPGGGYEPKKDASEGCTVVGGGVQPYL, encoded by the exons ATGACGGGCGCCATCAGCTACCACCCGTACGGCAGCGCGGCCTACCCGTACCAGCTCAACGACCCCGCGTACCGCAAGAACGCCACGCGGGACGCCACGGCCACGCTCAAGGCCTGGCTCAACGAGCACCGCAAGAACCCCTACCCCACCAAGGGCGAGAAGATCATGCTGGCCATCATCACCAAGATGACCCTCACGCAGGTGTCCACCTGGTTCGCCAACGCGCGCCGGCGTCTCAAGAAGGAGAACAAGATGACATGGGCGCCCAGGAACAAAagcgaggacgaggacgaggacgagggcGACGCCGCCAGGAGCAAGGGAGAGAGCCCAGACAAGGCGCAGGAGGGCACCGAGACGTCAGCGGAGGACGAAG GGATCAGCCTGCACGTCGACTCGCTCACGGATCACTCGTGCTCCGCCGAGTCGGACGGGGAGAAGCTGCCGTGTCGGCCCGGGGACCCCCTGTGCGAGTCGGGCTCCGAGTGCAAGGACAAATACGACGACCTGGAGGACGACGAGGACGACGACGAGGAGGGCGAGCGGGACCTGGCGCCGCCCAAGCCCGTGACCTCGTCGCCGCTCACCGGCGTGGAGGCGCCGCTGCTGAGCCCCCCGCCCGAGGCCGcgccccgcggcggcggcggcggcaagATGCCCCTGGGCAGCCGGACGTCGCCGGGCGCGCCGCAGCCCGCCAGCAAGCCCAAGCTGTGGTCTCTGGCCGAGATCGCCACGTCGGACCTCAAGCAGCCGAGCCTGGGCCCGGGCTGCGCACCGCCGGGGctgcccgcggccgccgcgcccgccTCCTCCGGGGCGCCGCCGGGCGGCTCGCCCTACCCCGCGTCGCCGCTGCTCGGCCGCCACCTGTACTACACATCGCCCTTCTACGGCAACTATACAAACTACGGGAACTTGAACGCGGCGCTGCAGGGCCAGGGGCTCCTGCGCTACAACTCGGCGGCCGCGGCCCCCGGAGAGGCGCTGCACTCCGCGCCCAAGGCGGCCAGCGACGCGGGCAAGGCGGGCGCGCACCCGCTGGAGCCGCACTACCGGCCTCCGGGCGGCGGCTACGAGCCCAAGAAAG ATGCCAGTGAGGGCTGCACCGTGGTTGGTGGGGGCGTCCAGCCCTACCTATAG